The Salinibaculum sp. SYNS191 genome has a window encoding:
- a CDS encoding ATP-dependent DNA helicase: protein MDVADIPGVPAWLPDHLREQGIEELYPPQAEAVEAGVTEGESLVASIPTASGKTLIAAMAMLASIEREGKALYIVPLRALASEKQADFAEYEQYGLDVGVSTGNYESEGGWLADKDIVVATSEKVDSLVRNDAPWLDDLSCVVADEVHLVDDGERGPTLEVTLAKLRSLNERLQTVALSATIGNAGELADWLDAALVDSDWRPIDLQKGVHYGDALHLEDGSQSRVAVRNSEDQTAAVVRDTLEDEGSSLVFVNSRRNAEAAARRLTGTTEGFLSGEERERLAEIAAEIRDVSDTETSEDLADAVEAGAAFHHAGLARDHRSLVEDAFRERLLKVVSATPTLAAGVNTPSRRVVVRDWRRYDGQVGGMQPLSVLEVHQMMGRAGRPGLDPYGEAVLVASSHDELDELFERYVWADPEPVRSKLAAEPALRTHILATVASGFARSRSGLLEFLEGTLYAEQTADRDRLESVTDNVIEYLERNGFLEREAPRASEDGAADELSATSLGHTVSRLYLDPMSAAEIIDGLRAAQRAGATVQTGADAPSEDAEPAGFQSASDLRDQQEAATDEPPEITALGLYHLVARTPDMYELYLRSGDEETYTEIAYEREAELLGRPPSEYEDRFDDWLSALKTARLLEDWASERDEDQITDRYGVGPGDIRGKVDTAQWLLGAAESLVSELDVDVAPAVREARTRVEHGVRSELVDLAGVRGVGRKRARRLFEAGIETRADLRDADKSVVLAALRGRRKTAENVLENAGHRDPSMDGVEPDEDVSHEGTDTSTDDDTADDQANLGDF, encoded by the coding sequence ATGGACGTCGCGGACATCCCGGGCGTGCCCGCGTGGCTGCCCGACCACCTGCGCGAGCAGGGCATCGAAGAGCTGTATCCCCCGCAGGCCGAGGCCGTGGAGGCGGGCGTCACCGAGGGCGAGAGCCTGGTCGCCTCCATCCCCACCGCCAGCGGGAAGACGCTCATCGCCGCCATGGCGATGCTCGCCAGCATCGAGCGCGAGGGGAAGGCACTGTACATCGTTCCCCTACGTGCGCTCGCCAGCGAGAAGCAGGCCGACTTCGCGGAGTACGAACAGTACGGGCTCGACGTCGGCGTCTCGACGGGTAACTACGAGTCCGAAGGGGGCTGGCTGGCCGACAAGGACATCGTCGTCGCGACCAGCGAGAAGGTCGATTCCCTCGTGCGAAACGACGCGCCGTGGCTGGACGACCTCTCCTGTGTCGTCGCCGACGAGGTGCACCTGGTCGACGACGGCGAGCGCGGGCCGACGCTGGAGGTGACACTCGCCAAACTCCGCTCGCTGAACGAGCGCCTCCAGACGGTGGCGCTGTCGGCGACAATCGGCAACGCGGGCGAACTCGCCGACTGGCTGGACGCCGCGCTGGTCGACTCGGACTGGCGGCCCATCGACCTCCAGAAGGGGGTCCACTACGGCGACGCGCTCCACCTCGAAGACGGGAGCCAGTCCCGCGTCGCGGTCAGGAACAGCGAGGACCAGACCGCTGCCGTCGTCCGCGACACGCTCGAAGACGAGGGGTCGTCGCTCGTGTTCGTCAACTCCCGTCGCAACGCGGAGGCCGCGGCACGGCGGCTGACCGGCACCACGGAGGGCTTTCTCTCCGGCGAGGAGCGCGAGCGCCTGGCCGAGATTGCCGCCGAGATACGCGACGTGAGCGACACCGAGACCAGCGAGGACCTGGCCGACGCCGTCGAGGCGGGCGCGGCCTTCCACCACGCGGGCCTCGCCCGCGACCACCGCTCGCTCGTCGAGGACGCCTTCCGCGAGCGGCTGCTCAAGGTCGTCTCCGCGACGCCGACGCTCGCGGCGGGGGTGAACACCCCCAGCAGGCGCGTCGTCGTCCGGGACTGGCGGCGCTACGACGGCCAGGTAGGCGGGATGCAACCCCTCTCGGTGCTGGAGGTCCACCAGATGATGGGTCGCGCCGGGCGGCCGGGGCTGGACCCGTACGGCGAGGCCGTCCTCGTGGCATCCAGCCACGACGAACTGGACGAACTGTTCGAGCGGTACGTCTGGGCGGACCCCGAACCGGTCCGCTCGAAACTCGCCGCCGAACCCGCGCTGCGGACGCACATCCTCGCCACCGTCGCCTCCGGGTTTGCCCGTTCCCGGTCGGGCCTGCTGGAGTTTCTGGAGGGGACGCTGTACGCCGAGCAGACCGCCGACCGCGACCGGCTGGAGTCGGTGACGGACAACGTCATCGAGTACCTGGAACGGAACGGCTTTCTGGAACGCGAGGCGCCACGCGCCTCCGAAGACGGGGCGGCCGACGAACTCTCCGCGACCAGCCTCGGCCATACGGTCTCGCGGCTGTACCTGGACCCGATGAGCGCCGCCGAGATTATCGACGGGCTGCGAGCGGCACAGCGGGCCGGCGCGACGGTGCAGACCGGGGCCGACGCCCCGAGCGAGGACGCGGAACCGGCCGGCTTCCAGTCGGCCAGCGACCTCCGCGACCAGCAGGAGGCGGCCACCGACGAGCCCCCGGAGATTACCGCGCTCGGCCTGTACCACCTCGTCGCGCGGACGCCGGACATGTACGAACTCTACCTGCGCTCGGGCGACGAGGAGACCTACACCGAGATCGCCTACGAGCGGGAGGCGGAACTGCTCGGTCGGCCACCCTCGGAGTACGAGGACCGCTTCGACGACTGGTTGTCGGCGCTGAAGACCGCCCGGCTGCTGGAGGACTGGGCCAGCGAGCGCGACGAGGACCAGATAACCGACCGCTACGGCGTCGGCCCGGGCGACATCCGCGGGAAGGTCGACACCGCCCAGTGGCTGCTCGGAGCCGCGGAGTCGCTGGTGAGCGAACTCGACGTGGACGTCGCGCCGGCCGTCCGCGAGGCGCGCACCCGCGTCGAACACGGCGTCCGGAGCGAACTCGTCGACCTCGCTGGCGTCCGCGGCGTCGGCCGCAAGCGCGCCCGCCGCCTGTTCGAGGCCGGTATCGAGACCCGCGCGGACCTCCGGGACGCGGACAAGTCCGTCGTCCTCGCCGCGTTGCGAGGCCGCCGGAAGACCGCAGAGAACGTCCTGGAGAACGCCGGGCACCGCGACCCGTCGATGGACGGCGTGGAGCCGGACGAGGATGTTTCACACGAAGGAACTGATACGTCGACCGACGACGACACCGCCGACGACCAGGCCAACCTGGGTGATTTCTAG
- a CDS encoding universal stress protein, giving the protein MTILVAVADDPMRERVLDVGLDLGRGLGQDLYVLHLVNETSADSDARRIRDEVREYVTGADVAVTVSVEQISHTGARSGPRTAQELLDAAADVHISHIVMGHTSKGLLGNLKDGSTAFAVADSAEIPVTIVPSMDQ; this is encoded by the coding sequence ATGACCATCCTCGTCGCAGTGGCCGACGACCCGATGCGCGAGCGCGTGCTGGACGTGGGACTGGACCTTGGCCGGGGGCTCGGCCAGGACCTGTACGTCCTGCATCTGGTCAACGAGACATCTGCCGACTCCGACGCCCGGCGCATCCGGGACGAGGTCCGCGAGTACGTCACCGGGGCCGACGTCGCCGTGACTGTCTCCGTCGAACAGATATCACACACCGGCGCGCGCTCGGGTCCACGCACCGCCCAGGAACTGCTCGACGCCGCCGCCGACGTCCACATCTCCCACATCGTCATGGGGCACACCTCGAAGGGCCTGCTCGGCAACCTCAAGGACGGCAGCACGGCCTTCGCCGTCGCGGACAGCGCGGAGATTCCGGTGACGATCGTCCCGTCGATGGACCAGTAA
- a CDS encoding MATE family efflux transporter produces the protein MVVRGAVQWVLESFPAALARLGLVERAKATEAFDLAAPVMVTGGLRVLLRMADFLFVGLAFGDRAIAGLELGFQYYFIGFGLALALTSGTISVVSRLQGAGERERAGLAVKQSLWLSLAISIPLTIGAWVYADPLVDLLSDDQAVIDFGSAYLQVVMLSLAFRFWGLIAARALAGSGDTRTPMYVRMLTLPANVVLNAVLIFGLGPAPRLGIVGAAVGTVVATAFGAAVFFWLLVSGKFDIALPLRGKQFDAELLTEIVRVASPLGGMRLLQSSVRFPFLFILSVLGPAAVSAYAIGRRVMSLALMPAWGYSTAASTLVGQSLGSGDEDSATDYGWQTLRIGLVTQLLIAVVLVVAARPIAQAFGTEHVALTVDFVRIFGVVTAAFSIARTMRGSLRGAGDTRWPLYGMFVGSYVVRLPIAALALPTGFTVTVAGVSVAPGLGLGMPAIFLAILADYYTKAAVNTGRFWSGQWKTVARRAGVGTSGD, from the coding sequence ATGGTCGTCCGTGGCGCAGTTCAGTGGGTGCTCGAGTCCTTTCCGGCGGCGCTCGCGCGACTGGGACTGGTCGAGCGCGCGAAGGCGACAGAGGCGTTCGACCTCGCCGCGCCGGTGATGGTGACCGGCGGGCTCCGCGTGTTGCTCCGGATGGCCGACTTCCTCTTCGTCGGCCTGGCCTTCGGCGACAGGGCCATCGCCGGCCTGGAACTGGGCTTTCAGTACTACTTCATCGGCTTCGGGCTGGCGCTGGCGCTGACCAGCGGAACCATTAGCGTCGTCTCCCGCCTGCAGGGCGCGGGCGAGCGCGAGCGCGCGGGCCTGGCGGTCAAGCAGTCGCTGTGGCTCTCGCTGGCCATCTCGATACCGCTGACTATCGGGGCGTGGGTGTACGCCGACCCGCTCGTGGACCTGCTCTCCGACGACCAGGCGGTCATCGACTTCGGGTCGGCGTACCTGCAGGTCGTCATGCTCTCGCTCGCTTTCCGGTTCTGGGGGCTCATCGCCGCCCGCGCGCTGGCCGGCAGCGGCGACACGCGCACCCCGATGTACGTCCGGATGCTCACGCTGCCGGCGAACGTCGTGCTCAACGCCGTGCTCATCTTCGGACTCGGGCCGGCACCGCGGCTGGGCATCGTCGGCGCGGCCGTCGGGACCGTCGTCGCCACCGCGTTCGGGGCCGCCGTGTTCTTCTGGCTACTGGTCTCGGGGAAGTTCGACATCGCGCTGCCCCTGCGCGGGAAGCAGTTCGACGCCGAGCTACTGACGGAGATCGTCCGCGTCGCCTCGCCGCTGGGCGGGATGCGCCTGCTCCAGTCGAGCGTCCGGTTCCCGTTCCTGTTCATCCTCAGCGTGCTGGGGCCGGCGGCCGTCTCCGCCTACGCCATCGGCCGGCGGGTCATGTCGCTCGCGCTGATGCCGGCGTGGGGCTACTCGACGGCCGCGAGCACGCTCGTGGGCCAGTCGCTGGGGTCGGGCGACGAGGATTCGGCGACCGACTACGGCTGGCAGACGCTGCGCATCGGGCTGGTCACGCAGTTGCTCATCGCCGTCGTCCTCGTCGTGGCCGCCCGCCCCATCGCGCAGGCCTTCGGCACCGAACACGTCGCGCTGACCGTCGACTTCGTCCGGATATTCGGGGTCGTGACGGCGGCGTTCAGCATCGCGCGGACGATGCGGGGCAGCCTCCGCGGTGCCGGGGACACCCGCTGGCCGCTGTACGGGATGTTCGTCGGGTCCTACGTCGTCCGCCTCCCGATTGCGGCGCTGGCGCTGCCGACCGGCTTCACCGTGACCGTCGCCGGCGTCAGCGTCGCGCCGGGGCTGGGGCTGGGCATGCCAGCGATATTCCTGGCCATCCTGGCCGATTACTACACGAAAGCAGCGGTGAACACGGGGCGGTTCTGGTCCGGGCAGTGGAAGACCGTGGCCCGGCGGGCGGGCGTCGGCACCTCGGGCGACTGA
- a CDS encoding ferredoxin, with protein MRIEYDRDTCIGMFQCVSEWDAFEQDKDAGKAVLADSEEREDGLFVREVPEDAELDAKFAARACPVDAIAVYDDDGEQLIP; from the coding sequence ATGCGCATCGAGTACGACCGGGACACCTGTATCGGCATGTTCCAGTGTGTCTCCGAGTGGGACGCATTCGAACAGGACAAGGACGCCGGCAAGGCGGTGCTGGCCGACAGCGAGGAGCGGGAGGACGGCCTCTTCGTCCGGGAAGTCCCCGAAGACGCAGAACTGGACGCGAAGTTCGCCGCGCGGGCCTGCCCCGTCGACGCGATCGCCGTCTACGACGACGACGGCGAGCAGTTGATTCCCTGA
- the cgi121 gene encoding KEOPS complex subunit Cgi121, producing MQLVEGLARVEDVDAFVERLGEIGAEYGVAVQAFDARYVVDREHLTLAVDLANRETDRGEAIARDRAVEILLYAAGRRQINRAIEIGVDEGETPAVVVVDGGTEGDEASAAAAVADLLAPAETLGEPDRERVMDFFDVTERELAATDGTLADLVRERVALLVVER from the coding sequence GTGCAACTGGTCGAGGGGCTGGCGAGGGTCGAGGACGTGGACGCGTTCGTCGAGCGCCTGGGCGAGATTGGGGCGGAGTACGGCGTCGCCGTGCAGGCCTTCGACGCCCGGTACGTCGTCGACCGCGAGCACCTGACGCTGGCGGTCGACCTCGCGAACCGCGAGACCGACCGGGGCGAGGCAATCGCCCGCGACCGCGCGGTCGAGATACTGCTGTACGCCGCGGGCCGCCGGCAGATAAACCGCGCCATCGAGATAGGCGTCGACGAGGGCGAGACTCCGGCAGTGGTCGTCGTCGACGGGGGAACGGAGGGCGACGAGGCCAGTGCGGCCGCGGCCGTCGCGGACCTGCTGGCACCGGCCGAGACGCTGGGCGAACCCGACCGCGAGCGCGTGATGGACTTCTTCGACGTCACCGAACGGGAACTGGCCGCGACCGACGGGACGCTGGCCGACCTGGTCCGCGAACGGGTCGCGCTGCTCGTCGTGGAACGATGA
- a CDS encoding cyclic nucleotide-binding/CBS domain-containing protein: MPEETHETPVSDIMSSPVVTVTQETTIAEAAGVLADEHVGSLVVGDDIIEGIITETDIVRAVGDGISLDETTVAEIMTDPVVTIRPHESVQVAGERMGHNGVKKLPVTEDGEPVGIVTTTDLAHFFPRNRIKMASQPERDVEEGEFE; encoded by the coding sequence ATGCCAGAGGAGACACACGAGACCCCGGTCAGCGACATCATGAGCAGCCCTGTCGTCACCGTTACACAGGAGACGACCATCGCCGAGGCCGCCGGCGTGCTCGCCGACGAGCACGTCGGGTCGCTGGTCGTCGGCGACGACATCATCGAAGGCATCATCACGGAGACGGACATCGTCCGCGCGGTCGGTGACGGCATCTCACTCGACGAGACGACGGTCGCGGAGATAATGACCGACCCCGTCGTGACCATCCGACCCCACGAGTCCGTCCAGGTCGCCGGCGAGCGGATGGGCCACAACGGCGTCAAGAAACTGCCCGTCACGGAGGACGGCGAACCCGTCGGCATCGTCACGACGACCGACCTCGCGCACTTCTTCCCGCGCAACCGCATCAAGATGGCCTCCCAGCCCGAACGCGACGTGGAGGAAGGCGAGTTCGAGTAA
- a CDS encoding MaoC/PaaZ C-terminal domain-containing protein, with protein sequence MPPTEGDTYTAERTFTEADVRRFAAVTGDDQTRHTDPGPDGRLLVHGLLTGSLLTEVSGDIEMLASEMSFEFHRPVYTGDTVVCEWTNESVTERADGWHVEARVVCRRVSGGEAGTVLTATVAGLVRE encoded by the coding sequence ATGCCCCCGACAGAGGGTGACACCTACACCGCAGAGCGGACGTTCACGGAGGCGGACGTCCGGCGCTTCGCCGCCGTGACCGGCGACGACCAGACACGCCACACCGACCCCGGCCCCGACGGCCGCCTGCTGGTCCACGGCCTGCTCACCGGGAGCCTGCTGACGGAGGTGAGCGGCGACATCGAGATGCTCGCAAGCGAGATGAGTTTCGAGTTCCACCGGCCGGTCTACACCGGCGACACCGTGGTCTGTGAGTGGACGAACGAGTCCGTCACCGAGCGGGCCGACGGCTGGCACGTCGAGGCGCGGGTCGTCTGCCGCCGGGTGTCGGGCGGGGAGGCGGGAACGGTCCTGACAGCCACCGTGGCGGGACTGGTCCGCGAGTGA
- a CDS encoding ORC1-type DNA replication protein codes for MTDDPEEGMLSWDESVFRDEHVFEIDYVPESFLHREKQVTGLQHALRPAVRGSRPLNVMAQGPPGTGKTTAVQILFDELRAQTDVQAVRVNCQVNSTRYSVFSRLFEGVFDYEPPSSGISFKEVFSQVTDRLVEDDEVLVVALDDVNYLFYESEASDTLYSLLRAHEEQGGAKIGVIVISSDLDLDIIEELDSRVQSVFRPEEVYFPNYDEAEIVEILQERADRGFHDGVIDTPVLDRVAELTAEQGGDLRVGIDLLRRAGLNAEMRASRTVETQDVEEAYDKSKYVHLSRRLRELSDSETALVEVIAEHDGERTGDIYEAFHERTDLGYTRYSEIINKLDQLGIIDADYTDVEGRGRSRELTLNYDAGAVLDRL; via the coding sequence ATGACGGACGACCCCGAGGAGGGGATGCTATCCTGGGACGAGTCGGTGTTCCGGGACGAGCACGTCTTCGAGATCGACTACGTGCCGGAGTCGTTTCTCCACCGCGAGAAGCAGGTCACGGGACTCCAGCACGCGCTCCGGCCGGCGGTCCGCGGCTCCCGGCCGCTGAACGTGATGGCCCAGGGCCCGCCCGGAACCGGCAAGACGACGGCGGTGCAGATTCTGTTCGACGAACTGCGCGCCCAGACGGACGTGCAGGCGGTGCGGGTGAACTGCCAGGTCAACTCCACGCGCTACTCGGTGTTCTCGCGGCTGTTCGAGGGCGTCTTCGACTACGAACCGCCGTCGTCGGGCATCTCGTTCAAGGAGGTGTTCTCCCAGGTGACCGACCGCCTCGTCGAGGACGACGAGGTGCTGGTGGTCGCGCTGGACGACGTGAACTACCTGTTCTACGAGTCAGAGGCCTCCGATACGCTGTACTCGCTGCTGCGCGCCCACGAGGAGCAGGGCGGGGCGAAAATCGGCGTCATCGTCATCTCCTCGGACCTGGACCTCGACATCATCGAGGAACTGGACAGCCGCGTCCAGTCGGTCTTTCGCCCCGAGGAGGTCTACTTCCCGAACTACGACGAGGCGGAAATCGTCGAAATCCTGCAGGAGCGGGCCGACCGCGGCTTCCACGACGGCGTCATCGACACGCCGGTGCTGGACCGCGTGGCCGAACTCACCGCCGAGCAGGGCGGGGACCTCCGGGTCGGCATCGACCTGCTCCGGCGGGCGGGGCTGAACGCCGAGATGCGCGCATCCCGCACCGTCGAGACGCAGGACGTCGAGGAGGCCTACGACAAGTCGAAGTACGTCCACCTCTCCCGCCGGCTCCGGGAACTGTCCGACTCCGAGACGGCGCTGGTGGAGGTCATCGCCGAACACGACGGCGAGCGCACCGGCGACATCTACGAGGCGTTCCACGAGCGGACCGACCTTGGCTACACCCGCTACTCCGAGATAATCAACAAGCTCGACCAGCTGGGCATCATCGACGCCGACTACACCGACGTCGAGGGACGCGGGCGCTCGCGGGAACTCACGCTGAACTACGACGCCGGGGCGGTCCTCGACCGGCTGTAG
- a CDS encoding DUF7089 family protein: protein MFTERPLSDSLAGVRESHAPGALVLDCDRDFETLPPAQAEDLGLLVDSLDPVTVPAEWLPQDAPDVLQRYAGGDFTVGMPGDGGVAWTRQTDPPVVIVKPRLEGSPESFVDFLVAEALVQVGLGEPEHFLGFFEDRYPEFDAAAGDFLDPVGVYQVAAACYDAYLGLQTRDVFAGWGEEFPDLFDAWLDAGERLEPRLSGLNEAVAQGRTDFGDAAELACSAVKHAGEIPKPFDALDTAAYRDHGAAYAVEWLSRTAGALE, encoded by the coding sequence ATGTTCACCGAGCGACCGCTGAGCGACTCCCTGGCCGGGGTCCGCGAGAGCCACGCCCCCGGCGCGCTCGTGCTGGACTGTGACCGCGACTTCGAGACGCTCCCGCCGGCACAGGCCGAGGACCTGGGCCTGCTCGTCGACAGCCTCGACCCCGTGACCGTCCCGGCCGAGTGGCTCCCGCAGGACGCGCCCGACGTCCTCCAGCGGTACGCCGGCGGGGACTTCACCGTCGGGATGCCGGGCGACGGCGGCGTCGCCTGGACCCGACAGACCGACCCGCCGGTGGTCATCGTCAAGCCCCGCCTGGAGGGTTCCCCGGAGTCGTTCGTCGACTTCCTCGTCGCGGAGGCGCTGGTCCAGGTCGGCCTCGGCGAACCGGAGCACTTCCTCGGCTTCTTCGAGGACCGCTATCCCGAGTTCGACGCTGCCGCCGGTGACTTCCTCGACCCCGTCGGGGTCTACCAGGTCGCCGCCGCCTGCTACGACGCCTACCTCGGCCTGCAGACCCGCGACGTCTTCGCCGGGTGGGGCGAGGAGTTCCCCGACCTCTTCGACGCCTGGCTAGACGCCGGCGAACGCCTGGAACCGCGACTGTCGGGGCTGAACGAGGCCGTCGCGCAGGGCCGCACCGACTTCGGCGACGCCGCGGAACTGGCCTGTTCGGCCGTCAAACACGCCGGCGAGATTCCAAAGCCGTTCGACGCACTGGACACCGCCGCCTACCGCGACCACGGCGCGGCCTACGCCGTCGAGTGGCTCTCGCGGACGGCCGGCGCGCTGGAGTGA